One segment of Falco rusticolus isolate bFalRus1 chromosome 3, bFalRus1.pri, whole genome shotgun sequence DNA contains the following:
- the SLC39A6 gene encoding zinc transporter ZIP6 isoform X3 gives MESTVSVTFFVLFSILLCESYHPGVETATVVHASERTFQEKAAGINTDLAGLIQKFHLQELFHRYGENNSLSIEGFRKLLQNIGIDKMKRIKIDHDHDHDHHLHHNHFSLSKNSEKTVCPNHESDANKDHRNSHSKESYKVENVEHQQNFVRIKNTVNEITASVISAPTDGRSELQNVQPGEVKLVARLGLTSANVVNVTGGSNASWLASSKANQSHTSLKESERGSYLYSKLKTQNTQECSSASKLMQSHGIGTQVLLTAREFSYLCPALINQIDGKHCIVHATSEKAETPPKSYSLQIAWIGGFISISVISFLSLLGVILVPLMNRVFFKFLLSFLVALAVGTLSGDAFLHLLPHSHGNHHHHHEKPLLEQNKSSTFKHLVFQSTEESAYLDSTWKGLTALGGLYFMFLVEHLITLIKQFKDKKKKKKNEEDGESKKFSANEEKLDTDDRPEGYLGTDSQDPSAFISQQPAVQEEEEVMIAHSHQEEVDNEYVSRGCRNKCHSHLHDTLGQTDHLSHHHHDYHHILHHHHHQNHHPHSHSQRYSREELKDAGIATLAWMVIMGDGLHNFSDGLAIASFCILNSVTSCSLKLKMPFFAVFAIALPRL, from the exons atGGAGAGTACAGTATCGGTCACTTTCTTTGTGTTGTTTTCCATACTACTGTGTGAAAGCTATCATCCTGGAGTGGAGACGGCTACTGTTGTGCATGCATCAGAGAGAACTTTCCAAGAAAAGGCAGCTGGCATTAATACTGATTTGGCAGGATTAATACAGAAGTTTCACCTTCAAGAACTTTTTCATCGTTATGGAGAAAACAACTCCCTGTCGATTGAAGGGTTTAGAAAACTGCTCCAGAACATAGGTAtagataaaatgaaaaggattaaaatagaCCATGATCATGACCATGACCATCACCTTCATCATAATCATTTTTCATTGAGTAAAAACTCTGAAAAGACTGTTTGTCCAAACCACGAATCTGATGCTAACAAAGATCACAGGAACAGTCACTCAAAGGAATCTTATAAAGTAGAGAACGTAGAACATCAGCAGAACTTTGTACGCATCAAGAACACCGTTAATGAAATAACTGCATCTGTCATCAGTGCTCCCACAGATGGCCGCTCTGAATTGCAGAATGTGCAACCTGGAGAAGTCAAGCTGGTTGCTCGTTTAGGTTTGACCAGCGCGAATGTTGTTAACGTTACAGGTGGCAGCAATGCCAGCTGGCTTGCTagcagcaaagcaaatcaaTCTCATACTTCTCTGAAGGAATCAGAAAGAGGAAGTTACCTGTACTCTAAACTGAAAACCCAAAATACCCAAGAG TGCTCCAGTGCGTCGAAACTGATGCAGTCCCATGGAATAGGTACTCAAGTATTGTTAACTGCTAGAGAATTTAGTTACCTCTGTCCAGCTCTCATTAACCAGATCGATGGCAAACACTGCATAGTCCATGCAACTAGTGAAAAAGCTGAAACGCCTCCAAAAAGTTACTCTCTGCAAATAG cttGGATTGGTGGCTTTATATCCATCTCTGtcatcagttttctttccttattgGGTGTTATATTGGTACCACTGATGAATCGcgtatttttcaaatttcttctaAGTTTTCTTGTGGCACTGGCTGTGGGGACTTTGAGTGGAGATGCTTTCTTACATCTCCTTCCACAT TCTCATGGaaaccatcaccaccaccatgaAAAACCTCTActtgaacaaaataaaagctctaCATTCAAACatcttgtttttcaaagtaCAGAGGAGAGTGCTTACCTGGATTCTACATGGAAGGGACTTACAGCACTTGGAGGCttatatttcatgtttcttgTGGAGCATTTGATCACTTTAATAAAGCAGtttaaagacaagaagaaaaag aaaaagaatgaagaggATGGAGAAAGTAAGAAGTTCTCAGCGAATGAAGAAAAGTTAGATACAGATGATC GGCCTGAGGGCTATCTAGGGACAGACTCCCAAGATCCATCAGCCTTCATTTCTCAGCAGCCAGCCGtgcaagaagaagaagaagtgATGATAGCTCATTCTCATCAAGAGGAGGTTGACAATGAATATGTGTCCAGGGGCTGTAGAAACAAGTGTCATTCTCACTTACATGATACTCTAGGACAGACAGATCATCTTAGTCATCATCACCATGACTACCATCATATTCTgcatcaccatcatcatcagAACCATCATCCCCACAGTCACAGTCAGCGCTACTCACGTGAAGAACTGAAGGATGCGGGGATAGCAACTCTGGCGTGGATGGTGATTATGGGAGATGGACTACACAATTTTAGTGATGGCCTAGCAATTG
- the SLC39A6 gene encoding zinc transporter ZIP6 isoform X2 gives MESTVSVTFFVLFSILLCESYHPGVETATVVHASERTFQEKAAGINTDLAGLIQKFHLQELFHRYGENNSLSIEGFRKLLQNIGIDKMKRIKIDHDHDHDHHLHHNHFSLSKNSEKTVCPNHESDANKDHRNSHSKESYKVENVEHQQNFVRIKNTVNEITASVISAPTDGRSELQNVQPGEVKLVARLGLTSANVVNVTGGSNASWLASSKANQSHTSLKESERGSYLYSKLKTQNTQECSSASKLMQSHGIGTQVLLTAREFSYLCPALINQIDGKHCIVHATSEKAETPPKSYSLQIAWIGGFISISVISFLSLLGVILVPLMNRVFFKFLLSFLVALAVGTLSGDAFLHLLPHSHGNHHHHHEKPLLEQNKSSTFKHLVFQSTEESAYLDSTWKGLTALGGLYFMFLVEHLITLIKQFKDKKKKKKNEEDGESKKFSANEEKLDTDDRPEGYLGTDSQDPSAFISQQPAVQEEEEVMIAHSHQEEVDNEYVSRGCRNKCHSHLHDTLGQTDHLSHHHHDYHHILHHHHHQNHHPHSHSQRYSREELKDAGIATLAWMVIMGDGLHNFSDGLAIEPFLKSLSIPGALSLIQRCSLTTSCVSCCVPQHASQR, from the exons atGGAGAGTACAGTATCGGTCACTTTCTTTGTGTTGTTTTCCATACTACTGTGTGAAAGCTATCATCCTGGAGTGGAGACGGCTACTGTTGTGCATGCATCAGAGAGAACTTTCCAAGAAAAGGCAGCTGGCATTAATACTGATTTGGCAGGATTAATACAGAAGTTTCACCTTCAAGAACTTTTTCATCGTTATGGAGAAAACAACTCCCTGTCGATTGAAGGGTTTAGAAAACTGCTCCAGAACATAGGTAtagataaaatgaaaaggattaaaatagaCCATGATCATGACCATGACCATCACCTTCATCATAATCATTTTTCATTGAGTAAAAACTCTGAAAAGACTGTTTGTCCAAACCACGAATCTGATGCTAACAAAGATCACAGGAACAGTCACTCAAAGGAATCTTATAAAGTAGAGAACGTAGAACATCAGCAGAACTTTGTACGCATCAAGAACACCGTTAATGAAATAACTGCATCTGTCATCAGTGCTCCCACAGATGGCCGCTCTGAATTGCAGAATGTGCAACCTGGAGAAGTCAAGCTGGTTGCTCGTTTAGGTTTGACCAGCGCGAATGTTGTTAACGTTACAGGTGGCAGCAATGCCAGCTGGCTTGCTagcagcaaagcaaatcaaTCTCATACTTCTCTGAAGGAATCAGAAAGAGGAAGTTACCTGTACTCTAAACTGAAAACCCAAAATACCCAAGAG TGCTCCAGTGCGTCGAAACTGATGCAGTCCCATGGAATAGGTACTCAAGTATTGTTAACTGCTAGAGAATTTAGTTACCTCTGTCCAGCTCTCATTAACCAGATCGATGGCAAACACTGCATAGTCCATGCAACTAGTGAAAAAGCTGAAACGCCTCCAAAAAGTTACTCTCTGCAAATAG cttGGATTGGTGGCTTTATATCCATCTCTGtcatcagttttctttccttattgGGTGTTATATTGGTACCACTGATGAATCGcgtatttttcaaatttcttctaAGTTTTCTTGTGGCACTGGCTGTGGGGACTTTGAGTGGAGATGCTTTCTTACATCTCCTTCCACAT TCTCATGGaaaccatcaccaccaccatgaAAAACCTCTActtgaacaaaataaaagctctaCATTCAAACatcttgtttttcaaagtaCAGAGGAGAGTGCTTACCTGGATTCTACATGGAAGGGACTTACAGCACTTGGAGGCttatatttcatgtttcttgTGGAGCATTTGATCACTTTAATAAAGCAGtttaaagacaagaagaaaaag aaaaagaatgaagaggATGGAGAAAGTAAGAAGTTCTCAGCGAATGAAGAAAAGTTAGATACAGATGATC GGCCTGAGGGCTATCTAGGGACAGACTCCCAAGATCCATCAGCCTTCATTTCTCAGCAGCCAGCCGtgcaagaagaagaagaagtgATGATAGCTCATTCTCATCAAGAGGAGGTTGACAATGAATATGTGTCCAGGGGCTGTAGAAACAAGTGTCATTCTCACTTACATGATACTCTAGGACAGACAGATCATCTTAGTCATCATCACCATGACTACCATCATATTCTgcatcaccatcatcatcagAACCATCATCCCCACAGTCACAGTCAGCGCTACTCACGTGAAGAACTGAAGGATGCGGGGATAGCAACTCTGGCGTGGATGGTGATTATGGGAGATGGACTACACAATTTTAGTGATGGCCTAGCAATTG